In Salvelinus alpinus chromosome 22, SLU_Salpinus.1, whole genome shotgun sequence, one genomic interval encodes:
- the ppp1r13l gene encoding relA-associated inhibitor isoform X3 yields MSSQNRYSSSMFQTMDEDLNASLAQADELSREFTSLLQKVSPTTQSVSQTASDAVIPRGKLQPSTSERQTGGTSSLPYSPSSSSLPYSPSFSSLPYSPSSLSYSPSSTLPYSPSSSSTLPYSPSANLSNLDPMVSSPKTMPSSPSQAQRDRYSLSPSHHSGGPDPNYSYGQLTPPNQSPRTQRRASPSPSRRMTYDRSPRGSISYIDSNHSPPSFAPGYDQSHRGRVQPSHSLSNLLSPYDSPTMGRTSPRLGRSHSPCQFSQSAAPSTLPRNFVPFSQSDEVMQRHKSPGKWNETDLDVASHKKKPHHAYDKTEWLRPLVPNTNWRESNLDGPSSSKKPPRQHRPIPLSVIMRLQNPYWASSALHPRALGPEKDVALYRQAVPREYRDYLEYREPQTQPQTQPQTQPQTRELRQPAYHGEVLKPGDVDIELERLDPIHQSPTAPDPALPERERETEIGGESQVVAPRPLSPSKLQPVVAPESPDVPDMEELFRIRSEIPRALKRRGSVTPISKLDPNPEPGSQVPGQPQKKQANLQPDHNRKQYKQIMNKLFRRKGLTGQQGGEMRSDYSSSSDGEGDSFTSLSPVTNPVPNPEPASPEYRGYNSILRRASRERGDSGQRARLSPLVLLLDGSLVGELDTVQRAMQEMSDPSQPNDEGITALHNAICGGHYSVVDFLVRIGANVSAPDSHGWTPLHCAASCNDLPLCQFLVRNGAAVMAVTESDEATASQKCDPYAMGFEECESFLRGVEEAMGVENSGVLYALWEYPSQEADELGFREGDMVTILQKPDGVDWWWASLCGREGFIPNNYFGLFPKVRPKSLC; encoded by the exons TCCAGACGATGGACGAGGACCTGAATGCGTCTCTGGCCCAGGCTGATGAGTTATCCAGAGAGTTTACCTCTCTGTTACAGAAGGTCTCCCCCACCACCCAGTCTGTttctcag ACTGCCTCTGATGCTGTGATCCCCAGAGGAAAACTCCAGCCCTCAacctcagagagacagacaggaggcaccagctctctcccctactcccccagctccagctctctcccctactcccccagcttcagctctctcccctactcccccagctctctctcctactcccccagctctaccctcccctactcccccagCTCCAGCTCTAccctcccctactcccccagCGCCAACCTCTCCAACCTGGATCCCATGGTCTCCAGCCCTAAGACGATGCCCTCCTCCCCTTCCCAGGCACAACGAGACAgatactctctctctccgtcccatCATTCTGGAGGTCCTGACCCCAACTACTCCTATGGTCAGCTGACCCCTCCCAACCAATCACCTCGTACCCAGCGTCGTGCGTCTCCTTCTCCGTCTCGCCGAATGACCTACGACCGCAGCCCGCGAGGATCAATCAGCTATATTGATTCAAACCACTCCCCTCCTTCCTTTGCTCCTGGCTATGATCAATCACATCGGGGGAGGGTACAACCCTCACACTCCTTGTCCAATCTGCTGTCCCCGTATGATTCTCCTACGATGGGTCGGACATCCCCACGACTGGGCCGAAGCCACTCCCCTTGCCAGTTCAGCCAATCAGCagcacccagtaccctgccacgTAACTTTGTGCCTTTCAGCCAATCTG ATGAAGTCATGCAGAGACATAAGAGCCCAGGTAAATGGAATGAGACTGATCTGGACGTGGCGTCTCATAAGAAGAAACCCCACCACGCCTACGACA AGACTGAGTGGCTGAGACCGTTGGTGCCAAACACCAACTGGAGAGAATCTAACCTGGATGGCCCTTCCTCTTCCAagaag cccccccGTCAGCACAgacccatccctctctccgtcATCATGCGGCTCCAGAACCCCTACTGGGCCTCGTCTGCCCTCCACCCCCGGGCCCTGGGGCCCGAGAAGGACGTGGCTCTGTACCGCCAGGCTGTACCCAGGGAGTATAGGGATTACCTAGAGTACAGAGAGCCACAGACCCAGCCACAGACCCAGCCACAGACCCAGCCACAGACCCGTGAGCTCAGGCAGCCAGCCTACCACGGGGAAG TGCTGAAACCAGGTGATGTTGACATTGAGTTGGAGCGACTGGACCCGATTCATCAAAGTCCCACGGCCCCTGACCCAGctctcccagagagagagagggagacagagataggAGGAGAATCCCAGGTGGTGGCCCCCAGGCCCCTCAGCCCGTCCAAGCTGCAGCCAGTGGTGGCTCCAGAGAGCCCAGATGTCCCTGACATGGAAGAACTGTTCCGTATCCGCTCTGAGATCCCCCGGGCCCTGAAGAGACGCGGCTCTGTGACCCCTATCTCCAAACTTGACCCAAACCCTGAACCAGGGTCACAAG TCCCTGGCCAGCCCCAGAAGAAGCAAGCCAACCTGCAGCCGGATCACAATCGGAAACAGTACAAACAGATCATGAATAAACTTTTCCGGCGGAAGGGGTTGACGGGCCAGCAAGGGGGGGAGATGAGGAGTGACTACAGCTCATCCTCAGACGGAGAAGGGGACAGCTTTACATCCCTCTCCCCTGTCACTAACCCGgtccctaaccctgaacctgcctCGCCAGAGTACAGG GGGTACAATTCCATCCTGCGTCGGGCCAGTCGGGAACGAGGGGATTCTGGTCAGAGGGCTCGGCTCAGCCCTCTGGTTCTACTGCTGGACGGGTCACTGGTGGGGGAACTGGACACTGTTCAGAGGGCCATGCAGGAG ATGAGTGACCCGAGCCAGCCGAATGACGAGGGCATCACAGCCCTCCATAACGCCATCTGTGGAGGTCACTACAGCGTGGTGGACTTCCTGGTTCGTATAGGAGCCAACGTCTCCGCCCCAGACAGCCACGGATG GACCCCCCTCCACTGTGCAGCATCCTGTAACGACCTTCCTCTCTGTCAGTTCCTGGTGAGGAACGGAGCAGCTGTCATGGCGGTGACGGAGAGTGATGAGGCCACAGCCTCTCAGAAGTGTGACCCGTACGCTATGGGCTTCGAGGAGTGTGAGAGCTTCCTCAGGG gtgTGGAGGAGGCGATGGGTGTGGAGAACAGCGGGGTGCTGTATGCCCTGTGGGAGTACCCTTCCCAGGAGGCAGACGAGCTGGGCTTCAGAGAGGGGGACATGGTGACTATCCTCCAGAAGCCGGATGGGGTAGATTGGTGGTGGGCATCACTTTGTGGCCGAGAGGGATTCATACCTAACAACTACTTTGGG CTGTTCCCTAAAGTTCGTCCTAAGTCCCTCTGCTAG
- the ppp1r13l gene encoding relA-associated inhibitor isoform X2 has translation MSSQNRYSSSMFQTMDEDLNASLAQADELSREFTSLLQKVSPTTQSVSQTASDAVIPRGKLQPSTSERQTGGTSSLPYSPSSSSLPYSPSFSSLPYSPSSLSYSPSSTLPYSPSSSSTLPYSPSANLSNLDPMVSSPKTMPSSPSQAQRDRYSLSPSHHSGGPDPNYSYGQLTPPNQSPRTQRRASPSPSRRMTYDRSPRGSISYIDSNHSPPSFAPGYDQSHRGRVQPSHSLSNLLSPYDSPTMGRTSPRLGRSHSPCQFSQSAAPSTLPRNFVPFSQSDEVMQRHKSPGKWNETDLDVASHKKKPHHAYDKTEWLRPLVPNTNWRESNLDGPSSSKKDTLPRSHQPTHASLPRNTRITVPPDSSSLYHAPPQPIISRISIPPCSSSSQPPRQHRPIPLSVIMRLQNPYWASSALHPRALGPEKDVALYRQAVPREYRDYLEYREPQTQPQTQPQTQPQTRELRQPAYHGEVLKPGDVDIELERLDPIHQSPTAPDPALPERERETEIGGESQVVAPRPLSPSKLQPVVAPESPDVPDMEELFRIRSEIPRALKRRGSVTPISKLDPNPEPGSQVPGQPQKKQANLQPDHNRKQYKQIMNKLFRRKGLTGQQGGEMRSDYSSSSDGEGDSFTSLSPVTNPVPNPEPASPEYRGYNSILRRASRERGDSGQRARLSPLVLLLDGSLVGELDTVQRAVQEMSDPSQPNDEGITALHNAICGGHYSVVDFLVRIGANVSAPDSHGWTPLHCAASCNDLPLCQFLVRNGAAVMAVTESDEATASQKCDPYAMGFEECESFLRGVEEAMGVENSGVLYALWEYPSQEADELGFREGDMVTILQKPDGVDWWWASLCGREGFIPNNYFGLFPKVRPKSLC, from the exons TCCAGACGATGGACGAGGACCTGAATGCGTCTCTGGCCCAGGCTGATGAGTTATCCAGAGAGTTTACCTCTCTGTTACAGAAGGTCTCCCCCACCACCCAGTCTGTttctcag ACTGCCTCTGATGCTGTGATCCCCAGAGGAAAACTCCAGCCCTCAacctcagagagacagacaggaggcaccagctctctcccctactcccccagctccagctctctcccctactcccccagcttcagctctctcccctactcccccagctctctctcctactcccccagctctaccctcccctactcccccagCTCCAGCTCTAccctcccctactcccccagCGCCAACCTCTCCAACCTGGATCCCATGGTCTCCAGCCCTAAGACGATGCCCTCCTCCCCTTCCCAGGCACAACGAGACAgatactctctctctccgtcccatCATTCTGGAGGTCCTGACCCCAACTACTCCTATGGTCAGCTGACCCCTCCCAACCAATCACCTCGTACCCAGCGTCGTGCGTCTCCTTCTCCGTCTCGCCGAATGACCTACGACCGCAGCCCGCGAGGATCAATCAGCTATATTGATTCAAACCACTCCCCTCCTTCCTTTGCTCCTGGCTATGATCAATCACATCGGGGGAGGGTACAACCCTCACACTCCTTGTCCAATCTGCTGTCCCCGTATGATTCTCCTACGATGGGTCGGACATCCCCACGACTGGGCCGAAGCCACTCCCCTTGCCAGTTCAGCCAATCAGCagcacccagtaccctgccacgTAACTTTGTGCCTTTCAGCCAATCTG ATGAAGTCATGCAGAGACATAAGAGCCCAGGTAAATGGAATGAGACTGATCTGGACGTGGCGTCTCATAAGAAGAAACCCCACCACGCCTACGACA AGACTGAGTGGCTGAGACCGTTGGTGCCAAACACCAACTGGAGAGAATCTAACCTGGATGGCCCTTCCTCTTCCAagaag GACACCCTCCCTCGTTCCCACCAGCCCACCCACGCATCTCTCCCCCGTAACACCCGTATTACTGTCCCTCCTGACTCGTCCTCCCTCTACCACGCCCCTCCCCAACCAATCATATCCCGTATCTCCATccccccctgctcctcctcctcccagcccccccGTCAGCACAgacccatccctctctccgtcATCATGCGGCTCCAGAACCCCTACTGGGCCTCGTCTGCCCTCCACCCCCGGGCCCTGGGGCCCGAGAAGGACGTGGCTCTGTACCGCCAGGCTGTACCCAGGGAGTATAGGGATTACCTAGAGTACAGAGAGCCACAGACCCAGCCACAGACCCAGCCACAGACCCAGCCACAGACCCGTGAGCTCAGGCAGCCAGCCTACCACGGGGAAG TGCTGAAACCAGGTGATGTTGACATTGAGTTGGAGCGACTGGACCCGATTCATCAAAGTCCCACGGCCCCTGACCCAGctctcccagagagagagagggagacagagataggAGGAGAATCCCAGGTGGTGGCCCCCAGGCCCCTCAGCCCGTCCAAGCTGCAGCCAGTGGTGGCTCCAGAGAGCCCAGATGTCCCTGACATGGAAGAACTGTTCCGTATCCGCTCTGAGATCCCCCGGGCCCTGAAGAGACGCGGCTCTGTGACCCCTATCTCCAAACTTGACCCAAACCCTGAACCAGGGTCACAAG TCCCTGGCCAGCCCCAGAAGAAGCAAGCCAACCTGCAGCCGGATCACAATCGGAAACAGTACAAACAGATCATGAATAAACTTTTCCGGCGGAAGGGGTTGACGGGCCAGCAAGGGGGGGAGATGAGGAGTGACTACAGCTCATCCTCAGACGGAGAAGGGGACAGCTTTACATCCCTCTCCCCTGTCACTAACCCGgtccctaaccctgaacctgcctCGCCAGAGTACAGG GGGTACAATTCCATCCTGCGTCGGGCCAGTCGGGAACGAGGGGATTCTGGTCAGAGGGCTCGGCTCAGCCCTCTGGTTCTACTGCTGGACGGGTCACTG GTGGGGGAACTGGACACTGTTCAGAGGGCCGTGCAGGAG ATGAGTGACCCGAGCCAGCCGAATGACGAGGGCATCACAGCCCTCCATAACGCCATCTGTGGAGGTCACTACAGCGTGGTGGACTTCCTGGTTCGTATAGGAGCCAACGTCTCCGCCCCAGACAGCCACGGATG GACCCCCCTCCACTGTGCAGCATCCTGTAACGACCTTCCTCTCTGTCAGTTCCTGGTGAGGAACGGAGCAGCTGTCATGGCGGTGACGGAGAGTGATGAGGCCACAGCCTCTCAGAAGTGTGACCCGTACGCTATGGGCTTCGAGGAGTGTGAGAGCTTCCTCAGGG gtgTGGAGGAGGCGATGGGTGTGGAGAACAGCGGGGTGCTGTATGCCCTGTGGGAGTACCCTTCCCAGGAGGCAGACGAGCTGGGCTTCAGAGAGGGGGACATGGTGACTATCCTCCAGAAGCCGGATGGGGTAGATTGGTGGTGGGCATCACTTTGTGGCCGAGAGGGATTCATACCTAACAACTACTTTGGG CTGTTCCCTAAAGTTCGTCCTAAGTCCCTCTGCTAG
- the ppp1r13l gene encoding relA-associated inhibitor isoform X1, producing MSSQNRYSSSMFQTMDEDLNASLAQADELSREFTSLLQKVSPTTQSVSQTASDAVIPRGKLQPSTSERQTGGTSSLPYSPSSSSLPYSPSFSSLPYSPSSLSYSPSSTLPYSPSSSSTLPYSPSANLSNLDPMVSSPKTMPSSPSQAQRDRYSLSPSHHSGGPDPNYSYGQLTPPNQSPRTQRRASPSPSRRMTYDRSPRGSISYIDSNHSPPSFAPGYDQSHRGRVQPSHSLSNLLSPYDSPTMGRTSPRLGRSHSPCQFSQSAAPSTLPRNFVPFSQSDEVMQRHKSPGKWNETDLDVASHKKKPHHAYDKTEWLRPLVPNTNWRESNLDGPSSSKKDTLPRSHQPTHASLPRNTRITVPPDSSSLYHAPPQPIISRISIPPCSSSSQPPRQHRPIPLSVIMRLQNPYWASSALHPRALGPEKDVALYRQAVPREYRDYLEYREPQTQPQTQPQTQPQTRELRQPAYHGEVLKPGDVDIELERLDPIHQSPTAPDPALPERERETEIGGESQVVAPRPLSPSKLQPVVAPESPDVPDMEELFRIRSEIPRALKRRGSVTPISKLDPNPEPGSQVPGQPQKKQANLQPDHNRKQYKQIMNKLFRRKGLTGQQGGEMRSDYSSSSDGEGDSFTSLSPVTNPVPNPEPASPEYRGYNSILRRASRERGDSGQRARLSPLVLLLDGSLVGELDTVQRAMQEMSDPSQPNDEGITALHNAICGGHYSVVDFLVRIGANVSAPDSHGWTPLHCAASCNDLPLCQFLVRNGAAVMAVTESDEATASQKCDPYAMGFEECESFLRGVEEAMGVENSGVLYALWEYPSQEADELGFREGDMVTILQKPDGVDWWWASLCGREGFIPNNYFGLFPKVRPKSLC from the exons TCCAGACGATGGACGAGGACCTGAATGCGTCTCTGGCCCAGGCTGATGAGTTATCCAGAGAGTTTACCTCTCTGTTACAGAAGGTCTCCCCCACCACCCAGTCTGTttctcag ACTGCCTCTGATGCTGTGATCCCCAGAGGAAAACTCCAGCCCTCAacctcagagagacagacaggaggcaccagctctctcccctactcccccagctccagctctctcccctactcccccagcttcagctctctcccctactcccccagctctctctcctactcccccagctctaccctcccctactcccccagCTCCAGCTCTAccctcccctactcccccagCGCCAACCTCTCCAACCTGGATCCCATGGTCTCCAGCCCTAAGACGATGCCCTCCTCCCCTTCCCAGGCACAACGAGACAgatactctctctctccgtcccatCATTCTGGAGGTCCTGACCCCAACTACTCCTATGGTCAGCTGACCCCTCCCAACCAATCACCTCGTACCCAGCGTCGTGCGTCTCCTTCTCCGTCTCGCCGAATGACCTACGACCGCAGCCCGCGAGGATCAATCAGCTATATTGATTCAAACCACTCCCCTCCTTCCTTTGCTCCTGGCTATGATCAATCACATCGGGGGAGGGTACAACCCTCACACTCCTTGTCCAATCTGCTGTCCCCGTATGATTCTCCTACGATGGGTCGGACATCCCCACGACTGGGCCGAAGCCACTCCCCTTGCCAGTTCAGCCAATCAGCagcacccagtaccctgccacgTAACTTTGTGCCTTTCAGCCAATCTG ATGAAGTCATGCAGAGACATAAGAGCCCAGGTAAATGGAATGAGACTGATCTGGACGTGGCGTCTCATAAGAAGAAACCCCACCACGCCTACGACA AGACTGAGTGGCTGAGACCGTTGGTGCCAAACACCAACTGGAGAGAATCTAACCTGGATGGCCCTTCCTCTTCCAagaag GACACCCTCCCTCGTTCCCACCAGCCCACCCACGCATCTCTCCCCCGTAACACCCGTATTACTGTCCCTCCTGACTCGTCCTCCCTCTACCACGCCCCTCCCCAACCAATCATATCCCGTATCTCCATccccccctgctcctcctcctcccagcccccccGTCAGCACAgacccatccctctctccgtcATCATGCGGCTCCAGAACCCCTACTGGGCCTCGTCTGCCCTCCACCCCCGGGCCCTGGGGCCCGAGAAGGACGTGGCTCTGTACCGCCAGGCTGTACCCAGGGAGTATAGGGATTACCTAGAGTACAGAGAGCCACAGACCCAGCCACAGACCCAGCCACAGACCCAGCCACAGACCCGTGAGCTCAGGCAGCCAGCCTACCACGGGGAAG TGCTGAAACCAGGTGATGTTGACATTGAGTTGGAGCGACTGGACCCGATTCATCAAAGTCCCACGGCCCCTGACCCAGctctcccagagagagagagggagacagagataggAGGAGAATCCCAGGTGGTGGCCCCCAGGCCCCTCAGCCCGTCCAAGCTGCAGCCAGTGGTGGCTCCAGAGAGCCCAGATGTCCCTGACATGGAAGAACTGTTCCGTATCCGCTCTGAGATCCCCCGGGCCCTGAAGAGACGCGGCTCTGTGACCCCTATCTCCAAACTTGACCCAAACCCTGAACCAGGGTCACAAG TCCCTGGCCAGCCCCAGAAGAAGCAAGCCAACCTGCAGCCGGATCACAATCGGAAACAGTACAAACAGATCATGAATAAACTTTTCCGGCGGAAGGGGTTGACGGGCCAGCAAGGGGGGGAGATGAGGAGTGACTACAGCTCATCCTCAGACGGAGAAGGGGACAGCTTTACATCCCTCTCCCCTGTCACTAACCCGgtccctaaccctgaacctgcctCGCCAGAGTACAGG GGGTACAATTCCATCCTGCGTCGGGCCAGTCGGGAACGAGGGGATTCTGGTCAGAGGGCTCGGCTCAGCCCTCTGGTTCTACTGCTGGACGGGTCACTGGTGGGGGAACTGGACACTGTTCAGAGGGCCATGCAGGAG ATGAGTGACCCGAGCCAGCCGAATGACGAGGGCATCACAGCCCTCCATAACGCCATCTGTGGAGGTCACTACAGCGTGGTGGACTTCCTGGTTCGTATAGGAGCCAACGTCTCCGCCCCAGACAGCCACGGATG GACCCCCCTCCACTGTGCAGCATCCTGTAACGACCTTCCTCTCTGTCAGTTCCTGGTGAGGAACGGAGCAGCTGTCATGGCGGTGACGGAGAGTGATGAGGCCACAGCCTCTCAGAAGTGTGACCCGTACGCTATGGGCTTCGAGGAGTGTGAGAGCTTCCTCAGGG gtgTGGAGGAGGCGATGGGTGTGGAGAACAGCGGGGTGCTGTATGCCCTGTGGGAGTACCCTTCCCAGGAGGCAGACGAGCTGGGCTTCAGAGAGGGGGACATGGTGACTATCCTCCAGAAGCCGGATGGGGTAGATTGGTGGTGGGCATCACTTTGTGGCCGAGAGGGATTCATACCTAACAACTACTTTGGG CTGTTCCCTAAAGTTCGTCCTAAGTCCCTCTGCTAG